The sequence below is a genomic window from Lolium perenne isolate Kyuss_39 chromosome 4, Kyuss_2.0, whole genome shotgun sequence.
GGTCTCGGGTTTGCCTTCGCTTGGAAGTTGGAACCCAAAGCGTGGTTGTCAGGCAAGGCACGGTGCAGGGTGCAGCTTGGGGCGCTCGCCGGAGCTCGACCATGGCCTCACCCGGGTGGCAACACGCAAACGTCATCCTTCATGTCGATTTCTTGTTCTTTCAAGAAAGCTTTCGTGTCGATCTTTGTACAAAGGTTGCGTCCGCACGTGATAGTTTACGTGGATGCCTCTCCTGCTCTACATTATACATCCTATGTTACGAATTACTCCCTCAATTCCATATTATAAGACGTTactgttgaatatataagcaaatatccttATGAAATAATCCGTATAATTAATTGATAAATCACGACTATGTaaataacaaataaactaaacgtgcagactagtaagatagatgaacagatcacatctaaacaagataaaccgatcgcatctaccacagatattagaagaagaaactctaacaaaaactgaaagagaaacgacaagatcacatacttcacagcagcgtcgttgtcgcccatgttgagattGCCGAAGAAGTCGCTggggtccgggaagaagttgtcggtgtggaggaactcgtcgttcGATGACGatgtcgtgatgccagtagtcacgccggagcgctccccaaaaacctgattgtccctcacccgtacaggttcacgagaggcagggttccggaggactACTGTctcggcagtcggtgcacgccgacggatgggatgaggaagacgaaggcggcggcgcaatgaactggaaacaagtagaatgacttcgaggcctccggcaacgccatggggaagaagaatgacttcaaggcctccggcagcggcagcaagaagaTCCCGCTCCCCGTCACGGTGGGGAGGCTTATGCATGGCAAATGGATGCCGTGCGACGACGCCTGGTCCGGCCTGCagctgcctggcggctggcggctcagctaccgccgggtgcccatccctccagtACCTGCGCGCGAGTCTGATCGGACCGCGGGGATCCGGCGCAAAAGGCGGTATCTGCCGGTGGACCTCTGCGCCGATCCGGCGTACAACATCGACTCGGAGCTTTGGCGTACGTACCTGTCCACGGAGACGAAGggctggcttcatgggcgacGGGGATTATCCCTTTGGCCCTgcaccgccggctcgtcgtcagcaggcgccgaTGCGACGTCAGCAGACGCAGCACAACGACGCCGACGaccgcgaggacgacgacgacgaagcctacgccgcgttcgacaacgacgacgactacatcgaggcgctcgtgtaccatagcgaggaggtgaaggacgacagcgacgtctgtcgtcttccacgaatggcagcaggccatggcggagggtcggaacttcgagttcccgtagaacatgacggacgacgagatggcgaaggtcgccgtcctcgtctccgagtacGACGCGCCTGTGCAACCGCCGCTAccccgctacgccaccgccgtcatgccgccgggcctgtcggcggatgaagcacttcgacaggcgctcctggagtcggaggcgcctcctccaccgccaccaccgccgccacagccttatccctgggcgcctcctccaccgccgccacagccttatgtctgggcgcctcaaccgccgccacagccgcaaccctgggcgcctccaccgccgccatagCCGCAGCCTCCTCAACCTTGAGCACCGgcggcgcgcccggcgtacgctcccccgaATGGCTATTGGTTGTGGCTcataccggagctcatcgtgctcgacagcgacgaggagcagcagcACAGCGACGATGAGCAGCACTAGGCGTTTAGGTTTTTTTATGTTTTaagtatgtaaattatgtttcatgttaaaaaaatgattcgtcctaaaaaatgcgttgtgccgctggagccaccccgacgcaaacggacgcgcggtcgatttcgaccaaaaGAACCGACGCAAACGGACCGATGTCTCCATACGTACAACTGCAGAGTAATCGTGCTGCGTCGTAATTTCAAAGTTAAATAAGACCAACCATACATGACAGAACTAGCGTACTACTGGTCGGGAAATACAAAGGAGCTCTCGGGTGCAACGCACCcccatacttggaaaattttaaaaaaaaaataaaaaagtttaaaaaaaaaaaaattggaaaTCAAAGATGATCAGGTATTGTACCTGAAACAAAATATTTTCCTAGGAAATTACTTTTATTGTATCCTGGGTAAAAAAAACAAACTCGAAATGCCCCATGACCAGGTACTATTCACTTTATTTTTGTcataattttgtcttttttgcccTGGAGTCCACGGGAATCATTTCGTGTCCAAACATTTTTATTACGAATACAAACTTGATTATCTTTTATTTCCAGGaagattcaaaaaaaaaattaacttATTTAAATTATTATAATTTTTTTTGGTCTATGGGGGTGCGTTGCACCCGAGAGCCATAAGTCCGTTTCGACTACTGGTCGGCTGATTATCATCCAGTATCGCAGTCAGACGATGTGGAGACGACGGCGAAGCTTTTGGCCCATtccatccaccagcctgaccgtcgACCCAATCAGGCCGGGAGCCCGCGAAGCCCAGCACCGCCTCTTTCGGCAGACAGCGACGCGCCCAGGTCCGCCCGGCTGCCCCACCCACGTCCGCGCGCTGACGTCCGGGGCGACGTGACCCGCGGCTGCTCGACACGTCGGCGGTGGCGCCAAGTGGGGCAACTTGCGTCGCCACTTGCCGCTGGTGGCGCCTTTCACTGTTGCCAAAACGTGCGCCGGTCGGCGCCGGCGCCACACGTGGCGTCCTCCCGCGCGCGAGGCTCTCAACTTGGACGGAGCGCGTACCCAGGCCGTGGCTTTTCGGCGATGCCGTGGGCGCGGGGCCCGGCAGTCTGTGGGCGGGGTGGGGGTGTATTCCGGTGAGAAGATACTATGGGTGGCGTACGTGGAAAGGGCATGCGCAAGTTGTCCGGCGCGTGGCGGGACGGACAGGAGTTCGGTGGTCTTTTCGTGCTGTGGCGTGGCGCTCGCCTCCGCCGCGTTTGTTCCGTTGTGCTGCCCAGATCTGGCGAGaggctatctatctatctatccgtATGCGATGCCGTCCCGCGGTCTCAGGTTTCAGTTTCTCCTGCCGGCGGCCGGAGTGACGCCAACGACGTCTACACATGTCGTCGCGCCCTTCTTTATTGCGTGAGGGCGACCGCCTAGTACCGCCAACACGTGAACAACTTTTGAGAATAAAATcttgtgttcaaaaaaaaaaaaaaaacttttgaGAATAAAAGGTCCAAGGTTCCACGGTTCTAGATCATGCTGAAATTACATCGTCAAGGTAAATGTGAGCATTAAGCCACCAAATAGGCGGTCACAAAAGGTTCTTATAGTAAGCTGTGATTTTAAGCCCGGCTCTAAAACATTTTCGAATTGCAATGCCATGGTAAATATGTTTTCGAGTCGAATCAACGAAACAAGGCGGGCCCCAAATGAGTAATAATTCGCACCGGTCTATTATTATCAACAAAATCGATATCATCGCCACCAAAGGAAGGCAATGGCCATGATCTCAGCAACATAGACGTCTCTCGTGGCTTTCATCGCACTCACTTACCTTCAAAGATGCGAGCAACGCCACCGCGAACAAGGCGGCGATAAAGAAGTAAACCAcataggggggcggtggcggtggaccaGGGTTTCCCCTGAGTCGCCCGCGAGGGGGCAACGGGTGAGGATGAGTACTTTCAAAAGGGAAGATTGTACAATATTTTCTCCAAATTTAGATTCTACCAGTCTGACCGATTTAGCAACATCATATTTATCTGCGCCAATTAATTTTGATAGATTAGCTCAAATATAAATATACGTGTAATTCTAATTAACCGCATTAAAAATAGCCCAAACAAACGCGAAACAAAAAAAGAACAGTAATCCTTCGAACCGGATCTACCCCGAATAGGCGGACACGGTTTTTTCCCCACGAGTTGGGTGGTCGGTCCGCACAGGTCAACCGGAACGGACACGTTGCCGCCGCGCGGCCGTGGCTCCACGTACTCCTCCGCCGCGAGCCCCGCCACGCGTCCCCGCTGTCGCGCCACGTGTGGCGCCGGCGGCCGCTCCCGTGCCCGCGATTCCCAAGATACCCCTCACGCCTCACGCCCCCAAAGCAAAAGGCCAGAGCGGAGCGGCGAGCCCCCAAAGGAGCAAAATTATTTTTGTTGCGCAGAAGCAAGCGTCTCTCTCCTCTCCGTTCAGCGAGGCTTGTCCACCACCGCAGGGCCGCGGCGAGCACAGCACAGCACTGCACACCGAGCGCGCGTCAATGGCGTCCCCCTCCCTCCTCGGCCGGCTTCCCCTCGCAATCCTCGTAAGTCCCGCTCGTCCGCTACCTCCTCCGTGCTGTCCTCTCCTCGTTGCCTGAGTTGTTGGCTCACCCGTGGTTACCTCCCGCACCAGGCTATTCTTCTCTGACGCGCGCGCGCGTGGGAGATTTTCCTCTTGGCGGTtctgcgcggcggcggcgggcgttgGAGCTTGGAGGGCTGTTCGATGGACCTGCTGCGCGGCATCGACGGGGGAGGAGACGAGCAAGAGCCGAGGCCGCAGCGCTTCGATTTGGAGACGGAGGCGGAGGAGGTGGAGCTTAGCCTCGGGCTGTCGCTCGGCGGCCGGTTCGGGCCGGACAGGACCCGGCTCCCGAGGTCCTCGTCGGTCGCCTGCATCCTGGCGCCGGAGGAGGCGCCGCCCGCTGCGCTCCCCAGGACCAGCTCCCTGCCGACCATGGCGGATGCGGACGCGGACGCGGGGGGTAAGCTGGGCACGGGTGGCTCGAACGTTGCCCGCGCGGACGGCGCCGAGGTGGAGCCCTCCGCAAACCTTCAGGGGAGCGCCGTCGCGGTGGAGCACTCGGCGACCCTGCAGGGGAGCGCCGTCGCGGTGGAGCCTGCGGCCACCCTGCAGGGGAGCGCCGTCGAGGTGGTGCCCACGGCGACGCAGCAGATGAGCGCCGTCGAGGTGGAGCCCTCGGCCACCCAGCAGGTAAGCGCCGTCGCGGTGGAGCCCACGGCGACCCAGCAGGGGAGCGCCGTCGCGGTGGGGCCGGCGGCGAAGCTGCCGGCGACCGGGAGCCCGTCCACGGGCTCGTCGGACGGCGAAGGGAAAGGACATGAAGGTGCGTTGTCTCGTCCGGCTTATTTCCATGTGGCTGCACGCTATATTTAGTCCTTTGCCAAGCAAATGTCAATCAATTCCCATACACGGAAATTCCAAATTGTTAATCTGCATTACATGAGTACTGTAGTTAGGTGTAACGAACATGAAAATCGGTCCGTTGTTTATTTGTTCGTACTGTACTACTCCTACGTAAGAATGGTTTAGATCTGTGAGAGTGTGGAGGTGCAGCGCACATGAAAGTGGAGCTGGGGCTTGCCATTTGCCAATCGAGCCTGGCAGGTGAATAAAGTAGAGTATACGTCCGGAGCAGGGCACCCCTGTTGTTCTATAGCAGCTAGGTGGATTTGGCAAGCTATGGACATGTGTCGTCATCGGTGTTTCCTCGTTAGCAACGGAGGATTGTCGTGCACCTCGCGTGGCTTGCTTTTTACTCTATTGGAAACTTGTAGACAATGAATGGAGTTGGCCTGTTTACAACTGTTTGTGTGCCGGGGTCTACTAGAGCACGCATTGCACGGGGAAGCAAGGTGGGGGTAGTGTGTGAGCCAGCTGCCTGGACGGCCCATCTCTAGCCTTAATTACTAGGGCAGTTTCTAACTCACTACTAGTTACCTTATGTAAATTTAGCATGTCTATGTGATGTAAGGATGGAGCTTACTTGCTACTCCATATGGTATCACCAGAAGTTACAAGATGAAAGGAATAAGGTATGTTGGTTATTCTCTAAGAAATAAATCAATGTTGCCTTTCCAAGTTTGTGAATATTAAAGAGCAATAGCTCGAATAGGGGGGGACAATGTAGTGCCGGCTAAAACTGCCGAGCATCACACCGTGGCGGTTGAAGTCATCTACAGTTGTTGGGCTCACTGCCCTTGAGACGGGTACTCTGCGGTGACGCACATGAGGATGGAGCACCGGTGACACGTCATCCTTCGCACACCATTGCTGGAAGTAAGCAGGGATATGATGTGTGGTCGTTTGGCATCCAGCTTCACATTACATTACTTCAACAAGAAGCCCGATGTCTACCTCGTCGAGGGGAGGACTAATTGAGCATCATATGCTGGCCTAGCCCCGATACTCGTCATTCAGTGCGAAGGCTAGGCTCTAGCTTACATTGTTTGATGTACAGTTGTTCGGCTTCGCTGCCCTTGAGACGGATACTCCGCGGTGACGCATATGAGGTTGGAGCACTGGCGACACTGATCCTCCGCACACCATTGTTGGAATTTAGCAGGGACGTGTAGCATTGTCGTTTCGATTCGAAGTTCAGAAGAATCATGTGACTAATTCATGGGAATTATGTGACTAATTCATGTGTCATTACTTTGACGATAGACCCGGTTGTCTACATTGTCACAAGTTGAACATCATCGGGCGGCCTAGTCCCTAGACTCACCATCATTGAGTGCAAAGGCTAGGCTCTAGCTTACCTTGTTTGATGATGGCACCAAAGTTTAGTCATCACAGGACTGTGATCTGTATAGTCGAAGAACGTCAAGGATCAAGTCATCCGGTCTAGCCTTGACACTCAACATTTCGTTGTACCATGTGATGCCTATGTTCTTCCTTACCTTGTTAACTAGTTTGACATTTTGACGGATGCACTACCGAATTCAGTGCTCGACTTGGCGTGAGATTTCTTCACATGGCAAACAACACTCTGAGTCACACGGATTTTAATGTTAAACTTGGAGATCGAAGTTGGACACACGCTAAGGTCTATATCATTGAGGAATATGATGGCAACGTTGGAACACTAGGCCTCGCACTTGTCGTGTCGTTGAATCTTGCTAAGCACATGACGTGTACCTATCCTAACATTTAACCTAACACCATACGGTTCCGGTCCATGATTCGGCGTGATATTTACGTTGAATCCGACATGGATTCAAGGTGTTGTACTCGCCAACTGAACTTGGAAATGTGTGAAGATCTATCGTAGAGGATCAAGTCGAATGACAATGTCCATCCTAGTCCATATGCAAGCCATTCTGGTGTACTCCCGCCACTCATGTGTGCTTGGTTACCTAGTTCAAATTTAACTCACAAAGTGGTATTGGATTTGGCAATCGAATTTGGACTCTCCTCAAGATCAATATCATCGACGAACAAATTGAACACCGTTTGTACCCTACGACACCCCTGTGCTCACTTATGTTGATGATGTGGTGTGGATGTGGTGCCTTTTTTGGCATGATAATGTTGACTTGATAAATAACACTTCAATTCGGCGCGGATTTGAGGTGTCATATGGGTCAACAAAAATTGGGCCATCTCAAGGTCTATATTGCCAAGAAACTAACCGAACACCATCGACCATCGGTCTACCTTGCGACACTTATGTGCTTGCCTACCTAGTGCAACATTTACTTGGACATGGTATCCGATTTTAGCCTAATTTGGCATAATAAGGTCTATCGTTGAGGAACAAGTCAAAAGCCACCGGCCATCTTGGTCCGATGCTTGCCGGACAATTTTTCTCTACCTTGCGACACCTATGTGTCCGCTAATTTAATTGTTGGTCAAACATGGCATCAAATTTTGTGCCTGATTTGGCATTATGTTTGTTGCAAAATCACACCGTGACACCGAGATTTGTTATGAGGATTGGCAAACTCGTCCACAACGATGTCCGACCCTGCTCCAATATCTCCTTCTCTTTTGCTTTCGATGCAAATCATTGCATCCATGATCGGCGACAAGCGAAATTAACGGGATGATAACATATGCCTCTAATCATCAATACCCACCACCTCCTTTAACCTCATGTTGATACCACCGATTACACAATTTTCGCGCCGTCTTCGCCCCACATGTCATGGGCCTACTACACAAGTGTCTCGACTCTCGACCCAACCGGTTAGGCCCAATCGGGGAGCAACACAAGCTTGAGCCGTCTCCCCCCGAAAAAACTACCTCGATAGGAGGGGATACCCTCGCCTTGTAAGTTGTGTCATGCTTCCCCAACAAACAATGTGGGTCTAATCCCAACAAATCTTCCCCTCACACGTCAGTGACAAATGCCTCTCATCAATACCCACCACCTCCATTAACCTCATTTTGATATCATTGATGACACAATCTCCGCGGCGTCGTAGACCCACATGCCGTGGGCCTACTACACAAACATCTCGACCCAACCAATTAGGCCCAATCGGAGAGCAACACAAGCTTGATCTGTCTCCCCAAAAAACTACCTCGATAGGAGGGGATACCCTCGCCTTGTAAGTTGTGTTGTGCTTCCCCCACAAACGATGTGGTTCTAATCCCAACAAATCTTCCCCTCACACGTCAACACTGGTATGATGCAAATCACTGTGCGACAGCGACGAATGCCTCTCAATATCCTCCACCTCCATTAGCCTCATTGATGCCTGATTACGCAATCTTCGCAGTGTCTTTGAACCACATATCATGGGCCACTACACAAGCATCTCGACACCCGACCAGGACGTCTTGTGAGCCCTTTTCCCCAAAAGACTACCTCGATAGGATGGAGACACCCTCGCCTTGTAAGTCGTACTATGCTTACCCCCACAATCAATATGCAACTAATCCCAACAAATCTTTGCTTCACACGTCAACACGGCCCGCTAACACCGGCCCACAAACCATGGCCAACCAACCACATGTCCGCATGTGAGTCCACCGAGATAGGTATCCCGGCACATGGGCTATTGGGCGTTGACGCCTCCCCCCGTACATGCCCCTCTCAAGTTGTCATGCCCCGGGGATGTAGGCTTTGGCTCAGCCGCCTCGTGTCGTTATGATCTTGCATGGCATAACATTTTTTTAACACAGCAAATGGTATAATTTACTAAACAATGTTTTTAACACAGCAAACGACACTGTCAAATAtggatttatttttttgaaacaacCAACATGGATTTATAAGTGGTGGACTAGGCAATCGAAGTTGGGCAAGGATGCCGAGCAATGGAAGTGAGTGCTGAGTGGTGCGGTTGTACCTTGATTTGTCTTGTGCACCAAGGGTTCTATTATTTACCCCAAGTCAGTATCAGTTTCTTGTGCCCAATTTGGCATGATAATCTCTTGATATGGCAAATAACGATGGAAGCTGCACACACTCGAGAGTGTCAAAGTAGGATTTGTGTCCTACCAACACTAGAAATGTCTGTTGTTTAAAGGTGACACCATTGTTTTGCACACCATGGAATAACGTCAAAACTATTCATTAGGTAAGAGATAAAATTGCACGCGATTGGTTGCCAAACAGCAGTGAACAAACAGCAACACCCTCCTTTTCCGGCAACCAGATCCAGATCCCCAAACACGCGTCGTGCATATTTTCCCTTCTGTTTCTTGGCCATTTATACTAatgtcaaaaaaaatcagaaattgGAAACTTCCATTgccccccagcctctgcatcaatagatgcatatAGTCTTGTGTTTAAAAGAAGGCCTAAGCTGAAAGAGTGTGGCAGGCCACACATAGAACAAACAAGCCCAATCCAAAGTGTGATAGACCACACATAACGTAAATACTCAGCCTACTTAAAAATAATAGCCACACAACACATCATGCATTCATCTTTAACCTAACTCATCATTTTGCCTTAGATTAGTTAATTATTTTTAAACGGGTCAATTGGGGCGAGTCTCTTGAGAAAATCACCAAGTATGTGGTTATTTCTCAAAACTTTTGTTCCCTGTGATACAAGTAAAATGAGAACCAACCAACCACATCATTATTACAGATCTTACGTTATTTATAGTAAAAAAGGTCTCAAGTACTTTTACTAGTAAATTTTTATTAGGCGTGTCCTGGTTTCTTGTTGTTCTTCATAGTTACTGATGGAAGCATTCCAATGCCGTGTACTGGAACTGTAGTCTATCTCCCCGTCTATTCATTAATAGATGTCAATTACATGTAGGTCTAGCCAGGAACATCAGTAAGTATTGCATCAAATAACCAGCACTACTATTTTTCTAAAGGAAGAGAGCATAAGATTGTGAAATGTTCCCGAACAAATGTTGGTTTAACCCATCAGCTGGTCATATATAATTTATTATATTTAAGTAGCATGCATTCAGTTCTAGAATGGCCTGTTGAAATACTTTCATTGTTCAGGGAATACTGCAGACGTCCTTCCAAGGACAAGTTCTCTCCCTGCTGGCATTGAGGATGAATGGAGGAAGAGAAAGGAAGCCCAAACTCTGAAAAGGCTTGAGGTGAAGAGGAAGAGGATCGAGCGAAGGAACTCCTCCAACGTTTCTGCAGAGGCAGTTGGACATATACTAGAAGAGATGAATGCAACTGCAAGCGCTGACAGAGTAGAAAGTTCTGATGATCCTTCTATGAGGAATAAGCAGACAGAAGGAAATGAAAGCCATAGCAAAGTCAGGCGTCGCTCGAGTGGGCTTCCTCCAACATATCAGGCTACGGTTGCATCACAAGGTAGCTGCTTGCCAGGGAAGCTGAAAAGGCATAATTCAGCTATGAAAGGTACAATATTATGCTGATATATTGTATTATTATGTTACACTAAGTAGCTGAATTTCCTGTAGCAACTCGCAAGCATGATGGCATGATGGCATGATTTGACAGTAGAACATTCCTACTTTGATGTTCAGTTTATTATGTTCATCTTTCAAACGTTATCCTAGTTTAGCCGTGTAGTTGTCTGGAGTCTTGAAGATACTTGGCTTCGCCGTCTGAACTACCAAGTTAACCAACATACACCCAATAAATTAAGTTGTGACCTGGATTCATCTTGCCCTTTGGACTAAAGCCCTGCAGTAACAGTATCTGTCATGTTGAATTTGTCCTTgcaaaaaataaagatttaacgcTAATTTGACTGGTATGTTACTACTTCAAACATCATGCTAATTTAGCCGTGTAGTTATCTTGGGTCTTGAAGGTACTTGTCTTCGCGTCTGAACTACCAAGTTGAACTACTGCTGGTTATCTAAGTTGTTCTATGCATGCAAAAATATCAATATTTATGCTTCACTACCACTACTACTGGTATGTCTGAATTGTTCTATACATGCGATTGTTCGGAGCAGTTGGTTCTTATTCCATTATTCTTACCTTCATCAGATTTGCTTCTGTTTCTCCCTAAGCTCTTTTTTTTTGTGAATGCTCCCTAAGGTATGTTGAACACTGATCTTACAGGAACTCCTAGCGCTGAAGAGCAGAGCCTGTCACCAGCTGTTCTTCCCTCCTCTGAGGGTACAAAAGGCATTCTCCCGGCCCAGAGTGCAAACAACACCGTCATGGCAACCCCTTCGTCTTCAGCATTGGCAGTGAGAGCAGCAGCACTTGGTTCTAGGGGAGAACATCAACCTGCTTCCGGAAGACTTGCAGCAAGAGCCAGGAGCATGGGAGACGTGGAGAGGGTGATGATGCAGGAGATGCcgtgcgtgtgcaccaagggactCCCCAACGGCAGGAAGATTGAAGGCTTCCTGTACAAGTACAGGAGAGCTGAAGAGGTAAGGATCGTGTGTGTGTGCCATGGAAGCTTCCTGACTCcggcagaatttgtgaagcatgcTGGTGGCGGCGAAGTCGCCAACCCGCTGAGGCACATCGTCGTCAACCCCGTTGCCCATTCGTTATCTTAGACTTCGTTATCTTAGACCGCTGCATGTGGATCGCGCAAGTGTTCTGTGTGTAGCTTCAGCCTTAAGCTTAGCTTCAAACCGAATCT
It includes:
- the LOC127296498 gene encoding ninja-family protein MODD → MDLLRGIDGGGDEQEPRPQRFDLETEAEEVELSLGLSLGGRFGPDRTRLPRSSSVACILAPEEAPPAALPRTSSLPTMADADADAGGKLGTGGSNVARADGAEVEPSANLQGSAVAVEHSATLQGSAVAVEPAATLQGSAVEVVPTATQQMSAVEVEPSATQQVSAVAVEPTATQQGSAVAVGPAAKLPATGSPSTGSSDGEGKGHEGNTADVLPRTSSLPAGIEDEWRKRKEAQTLKRLEVKRKRIERRNSSNVSAEAVGHILEEMNATASADRVESSDDPSMRNKQTEGNESHSKVRRRSSGLPPTYQATVASQGSCLPGKLKRHNSAMKGTPSAEEQSLSPAVLPSSEGTKGILPAQSANNTVMATPSSSALAVRAAALGSRGEHQPASGRLAARARSMGDVERVMMQEMPCVCTKGLPNGRKIEGFLYKYRRAEEVRIVCVCHGSFLTPAEFVKHAGGGEVANPLRHIVVNPVAHSLS